The Choristoneura fumiferana chromosome 11, NRCan_CFum_1, whole genome shotgun sequence genome includes a region encoding these proteins:
- the LOC141432542 gene encoding ras-related protein Rab-8A-like, producing the protein MAKTYDYLFKLLLIGDSGVGKTSILFRFSEDAFNISFISTIGIDFKIRTIDLDGKKVKLQIWDTAGQERFRTITTAYYRGSMGIMLVYDVTNEKSFENIKNWIRNIEENASADVEKMILGNKCDLDAKRMVSKERGEQLAVEYQIKFVETSAKDSLNVESAFYTLARDIKAKMEKKQEASNPPSRSGAHPIKASDMQRKPASWLSRCSIL; encoded by the exons atggcaaaaacttacgattacttatttaaattacttttgatAGGTGACTCGGGAGTGGGTAAAAcatctattttatttagattttcaGAAGATGCTTTCAATATCTCATTCATATCGACGATTG GTATCGACTTTAAAATTCGGACAATAGACCTTGACGGGAAAAAAGTAAAGTTACAAATATG GGACACTGCAGGCCAAGAACGATTCCGTACAATCACAACCGCCTATTATCGTGGCTCAATGGGCATAATGCTTGTTTATGATGTTACAAATGAGAAaagttttgaaaatataaaaaattggaTAAGAAACATAGAGGAAAATGCCAGTGCTGATGTGGAGAAAATGATCCTGGGCAATAAGTGTGATCTAGATGCTAAGAGAATG GTTTCAAAGGAGCGAGGTGAACAGTTAGCTGTAGAATATCAGATCAAATTTGTAGAGACATCAGCAAAAGATTCATTAAATGTGGAATCAGCATTCTATACACTGGCGAGGGACATCAAAGCCAAAATGGAAAAGAAACAG GAGGCGAGCAACCCTCCGTCCCGCAGCGGCGCGCACCCGATCAAAGCCAGCGACATGCAACGCAAGCCGGCCTCCTGGCTGTCGCGCTGCTCCATCCTCTGA
- the LOC141432548 gene encoding DNA-directed RNA polymerase II subunit RPB7-like: MFYHISLEHEILLHPRYFGPQLLDTVKQKLYTEVEGTCTGKYGFVIAVTTIDNIGAGLIQPGQGFVVYPIKYKAIVFRPFKGEVLDAIVTQVNKVGMFAQIGPLSCFISHHSIPADMEFCPNVNPPCYKSKQEDNVIQEEDVIRLKIVGTRVDATGIFAIGTLMDDYLGLVTQ, encoded by the exons ATGTTTTACCAT ATATCACTAGAACATGAAATTTTGTTGCATCCACGATACTTCGGTCCACAGTTGTTAGACACAGTAAAACAGAAACTTTATACGGAAGTTGAAGGAACATGTACAGGAAA gtaCGGTTTTGTGATAGCTGTAACTACAATTGACAACATTGGGGCTGGCCTCATACAGCCAGGGCAAGGATTTGTAGTCTACCCAATCAAATATAAGGCTATAGTTTTTAGACCATTTAAAGGAGAAGTTCTGGATGCAATTGTTACACAGGTTAACAAG GTGGGCATGTTTGCTCAAATTGGACCATTAAGCTGTTTTATATCTCATCAT TCAATCCCAGCAGACATGGAGTTCTGTCCAAATGTGAATCCACCATGCTACAAGAGCAAGCAAGAAGACAATGTGATCCAGGAGGAGGATGTTATCAGATTAAAGATTGTGGGCACCAGAGTTGATGCTACTGGTATT tttgctATTGGGACCCTGATGGACGATTATTTAGGATTAGTGACACAGTGA